From a region of the Wolbachia endosymbiont (group B) of Gerris lacustris genome:
- a CDS encoding YggT family protein: protein MHPIIYLLNLLLDFYSFILICSVVLDLLIKFNVVNMYNEIVSNIMQTLNRLTYPPLRVIRRYIQPFNGLDLSVMILIIAIHFVKYTITYYFK from the coding sequence ATGCACCCAATCATATACTTACTTAACCTGCTACTAGATTTCTACAGCTTCATTCTAATATGCTCAGTTGTTCTCGATTTGCTAATTAAATTTAATGTAGTTAACATGTATAATGAGATTGTAAGTAACATAATGCAAACTTTAAATCGACTCACCTATCCTCCACTAAGGGTTATCAGAAGGTATATACAACCGTTCAATGGATTAGATTTATCCGTAATGATATTGATAATAGCAATTCACTTTGTAAAATATACAATTACTTACTACTTTAAGTAG